ATTCTAGCGGGCACAACTTACCGCCGCTTCAAAGCCGTAGGCTATGACGGTGACTCACTTCATGAGTCTGGCGAGTCTGTTGAATTCGGTATCAACGATTCTGCTATCGGTCTTATTGATGTCCGCTCTGGTGCATTTAAAGCCGCGTCAAGCGAAGCTGAAGGCTTTATCGTTGCAAACCTTGGTGAGAATCCTTTAAACCAAGATCACTTGAAAGGCGTAGCGAAAGTTAGCGTCGTCACACATATCGACGAAATGTACTTTGGAAGTGACAAGATTACGCTGGGTCGCGGCGAGTCAACACCAATACTGCCAACGCTCATTTCTGGCGACAAGGTAGTCACCTATGAGCCCGCGTCTCTTAGCTATGAGCTTAGTAATACTCACAGTGGTCGAGTCGACCCTGAAACGGGCATCTTCTATGCGGCTGATGTTCAAGGTGGCGAAGTCTCTGTAACCGTTATCTACAAAAAAGGTAAAGAATCACTATCTGCGAACATCGACATCAGTATTGGTCTGCCGCCGATAGTGATCGAAGACTTTGAGGGGGATATTTCTCATTTCACCGCAACGGGTGCACGCGCTCGATTGGTTGAAATTGAGCAAGTCGATTCACCTGTTTTTGATGGTGACTATTCTCTAGAACTCTCATGGGAAGCTGATTCAGCGCAACCAGGAACCTTCGGCGCTTACCTTGTCGATGAGCATAAAATTACTGAATTGCCAGGCTACCCTCGCCAACTTGGTGTGAATGTTTATATTCCAGAAGAGTTAGCAGGAAAAGTCTGGTGGGTACGCGGACAACTCCGTGATGGTGAGGGCGCTGCGGTTGGCATCAACTACAACAACGAAGGTGAAGCACTGCCAAACCGCGGTTGGCACTTTATGACCGCAGATATCCCACAAGGTTTACCTGAGCCATTGACGTTCGATCAACCATTCCGATTCCTAGTGCTTCAGACGGCAGAGCGAATTGATACTAGTGTTGTATTGGACAACTTTACTGCCATTTACGATCTCGATACTGACCTAGCGGGTCCATCAGTCATCGTGACTCCGGCTGAAAACGAAACCATCAACAGTAAAAACACCACGCTTCGTCTGCAAGTATTTGACCCATCAGGTATAGACTTCGACCATATTGAACTTTCACTGAATGGCGAACCAATAAGTGATGCGGAGATCCAAAACAACGGTGAAGACGCTTTCTGGGTCGAGCTAAATAACCTTGATGATGGCTGGCAACGCATTGACTATCGAGTGTTCGATAAACTTGGCAATGCTTCGGCAGGCGACACGCTATTCAACGTAGACACCGGTGATTCTCGCATCTTTATTGGTGGCGAGCATGACGTCATTTTTGCAGGCGGTACCTTTAACCTACCAGTGGAAGTGGTGAAGCCAGAGACATTCCGAAACTTCACATTAACGCTGAACTACGACACAACTAAAACGTCACTTAACGTACTCGCGGAAGATATGGAGTTCGACAACGTCACTGAGTATCCAGGTTTCTGGCAAGGCACATTCAGCGGCTTCTCTGAGAACGTACATACGTTAGCGCAGATAGAGCTTACTGTTGATGGATACGTGCAAAATAGTGCGGCATCACTGGTTGTCAGTGGTGAGCTAGATGGCAAAGACTTCAACTATCCAGTATTGAAGAAAGACATCGGCGGCAAGTTCGTTGTCATGCAAGATCATGTCATTGCCAACCAACAAACGCGCATCTTCATTGCCGATGCCAATGGTGAAGCCGCACCGGGCGTCGATGTTGAGCGAGTCTACTATGACGTTGCGAACGATGAAGTGATCGGCACCGAAGCTATCGGCACAACCGATGACTATGGCTTGGTTCGCTATCTACCAAGAGATGAAGACGACTCTAGTGTGGAACTCATTCTTCGCGCTTATGATCACGACGGCGCATCGTTGATGTCAACGGTTATGTCGCTAACTGAGCAGCTTAGTACAGCGCCTCGCCATGTGTTCTTTACACCGGGTGTTGATTCGAGTGAAGTACAGGTGACATGGTTTACCGATACAGCGATGGATGCAACTTATGCGTACTACGGCAAGAATGGTAGCCCTAATCAGCACGCGTCGATGACGGAATCGGAGATCCTGCCGTTCTTCTATGGTCCAGAATCCGGCGTTGTTCGCGTGCATCACGCTACCTTTACTGGATTGGAGCCGAATACGGAGTACAGCTATTACGTTGCCAATGACTTTGCTCGCAGTGAAACCTTCACGTTCCGCACCGACCGTCAGGATGATGAGGTTCGTATCCATCTGTTTGGTGACACTCAAACGACCAATGATTACAACGAAAACCACGGTTCACCGTTGGTCAGCGAAATCTTTGACAAGATGAGCGCTCAGCTTCCAAACCCTGATCTCATCATGCACGTGGGTGACCTTACCGAGGATATGAGTGATTACCAACTGGTACGTCAATTCTTAGAAGCACTGGAAGGACAAGGCCGATTTGGCTCGGTGATGTTTGTTCCGACTATGGGTAATCATGAGGTCTATAACGAGGGTCGATACAAGTACGAGTCTATCTTCAAATCGCCAGCTAATGGTCCATTCGAAGCTCCGAACAAACAATCTGTGTACAGCTTTGATTACGGTAATGCGCGCATCGCTGTCGTCAACACAGAACTGTTCACCGATGAAGAGTGGCAGAACATGATGAACTGGCTTGAGGACGATATGGCCTCTTCAGATCAAACTTGGAAAGTTCTGATGTTGCACCGTCCACCTTACGAGGGCAACAAAGATTCAGGCAACGAATGGTCGAAACGCTATGTGCCATCTGCTGTCGACAGAGCGGGCATCGACCTAGTTGTTGCTGGACACGACCATATGTACTCGCGAAGCGTTACTATGGCAGGCGACAGACCAAATCCATCAGGCGCAACGTATCTCATCGCAGGCTCAGCTTCCATGAAGTTCTACGATGCCGATTTTGGTGGCATTGTGCCTTTTGCTGATGTGCTTTACGACGAGAATGTTCATACCTACACAACACTGCATATCCAAGGCGAGCAAATGGAAGTGCAAACGCGCAATATGAATGGTCAGCTTATTGATCGAGTGACATTAACCACACGTGAAAGTCGCGGTTTTTAAGGAGCACATACGATGAAAAAGAATACTATTGCACTAAGTGTACTATCTATAATGCTTCTCGCTGGATGTAACGAAACCGAGTATAGGGATAACCCGATTCCGGTCGACGCCAACACGCGAGGCTTTTGGACACTGTCTTCCACTGAAGATTGCGAGCTATCAGACTACTGCTACGTTGATTACAGCGAATACAACAGCAAGCTGTATCCAATAGACAGCGGTGACAGAATGCTGACTGCTCCCGAGGCTAAAAATGCAGAGGTATCTGTGTCAGGACGCCTTGAGAATGCGATCAAGTTGGTGCCTTTTATGGACGACCAAGGTCAGATGGAAGGCCAACCCCGCTTGCAAACCGATCAGTATAGCGATTTTGAATCACGTCCTTTAGGAGACGAGTTTACTATCCAGATTAGAGCAACTGGGGAGGAAGGTTCCATTCTTTCATTATGGAATGATGACGGTTTGGGTTTGCATCTGGAAATCATTGATGATGTCTTTATGGCAACCTTTGAACAGCACCAACGTAAACTGTTCACCAACATAAAAGATGCTGATTTTCATGAACTCATGCTTCGCTCTGATGGAACGACAGTAACCTTGACTCATGCTTGTGAGCAAGTTGCTGAGTTTACTCGAACACCGGGTCAGCCCATCCTAAGCAGTGCACCTTTAAAGCTAACAGCCTATGAGATGCGCGGCGGTTACACGGAAGCAAGTCAGTACATTGGAGCTATCGATATGATTCGAATCTCGGATCGCTTTGAATCCAACGTATTCTGCTAGTCAGAGACTTTGGTCTACTAAAAACGGCTCCCTAGGGAGCCGTTGTTTTACTTGATTCTTGCTCAGCCTCATCAGCACGGCGTCTCGCGTTAGGTCCTAGTCTGCGAAACTCGAACCACAACCACATCGAGGCAGCGCCAATCAGGTAAGCCATGATAAAACTGCGATCATCCATGACACACATCGAGACGATTTCTAGTGTGTCTTCCACGATCTCACCTCATTAGAAGTAGTAGTTAGCTTGCAACCAACCTGTGGTGTCTTTCTTCATAGACTTAGTTTCAGCGGTATGTTCGACTTTAAAACCCACTGAGACCACGTCGGTCAGCATGTAGCCACCACCCACTTCTACTTGAGGTACCCACTCTTTCGCCTGTTGGACGTAAGTAGACTTAGGGTTGGCATAGAGCCAGTGGCCAGCATCAAAAGCATACATTCCGTACAGACCAGCTTGATATACCGTTGACTTAAACGTCTCTTTGCCCGCTTCATCCGCAGACGTTCGACCTACGGAAAGCATAGGGAAAAGCATTACGTTATCGGTAATCTGGAACTTGTAGATCATCCCAGCTAATGCTGTTGTACTGTTGCGATCTCCTAATACATCTACGCTAAAGCCCAGCCCATCAGTAACATGGAAATAGCGGCCACGGTAGTTATAGTCAATTTTGCCGTCGGCAGTTTTCTTGTCCGCAACACCAAGGTCAAGTTGGAAGATATTGCTACCAATACCCAGCATGCCATTAAGCTGAGTCGCGTCACCCGAGCGAGATACACCAAGCGTCGAGAATGACGCAGTAGGATCGCCGTAGTTGATATCCTCAGCATCAGCTTGAGTAGAGTTTGACGCCCATGCGCCTGCAGTCAGCGCACAAAGCGCCATACTAAGTATCGTTTTTTTCATGATATTACCTAATCAAGAAAAGTCCGTTTAATTAGGTCATCCGTGGTCATTAAAGCCTATGGTCAAGTTGCCATGTATATTGACGTTGTTTTCTTGCGCTGACTTTAGGGAGTTACTAGAAATGACTCAAAGCGGGTAATATTCAAATTTCGAATAGTTGGCGCTGCATGCGTTGATAATAAAGGCGTGGAGGAAAGTCCTCACCGAGCGACAGTTTCTGTGCTCGGTGAGGTTTATTGCGGGCAATTAGCTAGATGGAGAGTTTTCAGGTTGACCACTTTTAGCTGGGAAGTACAAGCGCTTGAGTTTAGTCAATACCTTGCCGATATCCTCTAGCATCACATACAAACAAGGCACGGCGATAAGGGTAACTACCGTGGCGTACATCACCGCGAACCCAAGAGCTACGGCCATTGGTTTAACGAATGCGGCTTGTAAGCTGGTCTCGAACATAATTGGCAACACGCCGAAGAACGTGGTGATTGAAGTGAGGGTAATCGCCCGGAAACGCGCGCACCCTGCTTCAACCACAGCAGTTTTAGCGCAATCGCAACGCGCTTTGATTTGGTTTACATAATCGGTCATTACTAGGGAATCATTGATAACAACACCTGCCGCCGCGATTAAACCAAACGTCGACATCATCGACATATCCAAGCCATAGAAATAATGGCCCCAAATAGCGCCCGTTAAACTAAACGGAATCACAGACATAATAATGAACGGCTGAGCGTAGCTCTTAAGCGGGACAGCAAGAAGTATATAGACCGTTATCATGCCAGCAATGAAGAACACGATCTGTTCCGCTTTCTGCTTTTGCTGCTCTTCAATGGTACCACCAAGCTCTGTCGTTACGCCTGGGAACAGCGCTTTGATCTCTGGCAGCACATTGTCTTCAATGTTTTTGACCGCTTGATCCGGCTCTATCACCGACTCATCAATAGAACCATAGATATAAACTGTCCGGAAACCATTCTCACGTCGGATCTGGTTAATACCTGGCTTACTCTCGATA
This is a stretch of genomic DNA from Vibrio maritimus. It encodes these proteins:
- a CDS encoding phosphodiester glycosidase family protein is translated as MLSISLVSALLVGCNTNTEDRDYVDGTPGREDFVPNIIEVPSDLVDRIKPAIPPRVMDVTAHPNEQEPTEITDYHEYHVNDDLTLTRGLLNHTRDSAIMTMDFRNGSGIELVPIERSTGQFSMETTTDSVNYRIDQGDNIIGAINADPYNMVNGWNLGVVTIDGQNFTGWNVSSEAVIIVNHDDSLEIWENTPEFELTWGINKQYQGLVSNVFYFDKEGYTNHSYSQDNGSLNVYPGDRYRGTVDLTQSYGALVKPQINDVSITANDDGSAIAQFAPFEGEIVEVVSGERNYTVPSGHVLVTTEEEQLFVGDHISTSFHTEDPRWSDVKHALGAGFRNVMLVKDGQLHTDNNEEAISGRTAFGIKADGTGFFLVADKPIGTFSDGITLKKLGQIMQAYGAVDAVNLDGGGSTTMTMRMPGERYNHVINVPSDGLERVVASKWGLKLDPLKASYNDGIAVFPKEMTILAGTTYRRFKAVGYDGDSLHESGESVEFGINDSAIGLIDVRSGAFKAASSEAEGFIVANLGENPLNQDHLKGVAKVSVVTHIDEMYFGSDKITLGRGESTPILPTLISGDKVVTYEPASLSYELSNTHSGRVDPETGIFYAADVQGGEVSVTVIYKKGKESLSANIDISIGLPPIVIEDFEGDISHFTATGARARLVEIEQVDSPVFDGDYSLELSWEADSAQPGTFGAYLVDEHKITELPGYPRQLGVNVYIPEELAGKVWWVRGQLRDGEGAAVGINYNNEGEALPNRGWHFMTADIPQGLPEPLTFDQPFRFLVLQTAERIDTSVVLDNFTAIYDLDTDLAGPSVIVTPAENETINSKNTTLRLQVFDPSGIDFDHIELSLNGEPISDAEIQNNGEDAFWVELNNLDDGWQRIDYRVFDKLGNASAGDTLFNVDTGDSRIFIGGEHDVIFAGGTFNLPVEVVKPETFRNFTLTLNYDTTKTSLNVLAEDMEFDNVTEYPGFWQGTFSGFSENVHTLAQIELTVDGYVQNSAASLVVSGELDGKDFNYPVLKKDIGGKFVVMQDHVIANQQTRIFIADANGEAAPGVDVERVYYDVANDEVIGTEAIGTTDDYGLVRYLPRDEDDSSVELILRAYDHDGASLMSTVMSLTEQLSTAPRHVFFTPGVDSSEVQVTWFTDTAMDATYAYYGKNGSPNQHASMTESEILPFFYGPESGVVRVHHATFTGLEPNTEYSYYVANDFARSETFTFRTDRQDDEVRIHLFGDTQTTNDYNENHGSPLVSEIFDKMSAQLPNPDLIMHVGDLTEDMSDYQLVRQFLEALEGQGRFGSVMFVPTMGNHEVYNEGRYKYESIFKSPANGPFEAPNKQSVYSFDYGNARIAVVNTELFTDEEWQNMMNWLEDDMASSDQTWKVLMLHRPPYEGNKDSGNEWSKRYVPSAVDRAGIDLVVAGHDHMYSRSVTMAGDRPNPSGATYLIAGSASMKFYDADFGGIVPFADVLYDENVHTYTTLHIQGEQMEVQTRNMNGQLIDRVTLTTRESRGF